In one window of Apium graveolens cultivar Ventura unplaced genomic scaffold, ASM990537v1 ctg4882, whole genome shotgun sequence DNA:
- the LOC141702333 gene encoding uncharacterized protein LOC141702333, with protein MNVRQDTYQIVGYIGNCRDQHLDGVPCSYNDGDQRERQRESSWVLDNGYGSHICINMQELQESRILVKGEVDLRVGNRVKIATLAVGTYHLSLPTGLILELNNCFYVPAIFKNINSVFYLDKQELLYKKNSGRTIDLDEDVPALET; from the exons ATGAATGTGAGACAAGATACCTACCAAATTGTTGGCTATATTGGAAACTGCCGAGACCAACATTTAGACGGTGTCCCTTGCTCCTATAATGATGGTGATCAAAGAGAGAGACAAAgggaaag TTCATGGGTATTAGATAATGGAtatggttctcacatttgtataaatatgCAGGAACTGCAGGAAAGTAGGATATTGgtgaagggagaagtcgacctacgtgTTGGGAATAGAGTAAAGATTGCtactttagctgtagggacttatcatttatcaTTACCCACCGGGCTTATTTTAGAACTAAATAattgtttttacgtgcctgcgattttTAAAAACATTAATTCGGTTTTTTATTTGGATAAGCAAG AGTTACTTTACAAGAAAaatagtgggaggactatagatctcgatgaagatgTTCCTGCTCTGGAAACATAG
- the LOC141702334 gene encoding AT-hook motif nuclear-localized protein 29-like, translated as METLNTYAMQRGRGVCIFNGKGTVWNVIIHQHASSSLSGGVLILPGAFEIISITGTVLPPPAPPGFGSLSIFLSEGQGQVLGEKVVGLLIAKVAVILMVATFTNAVFERIPLERHGAAERENAANGANQVQEVQPLISQAFTVIGSVGTSLSLFNGGPAVDLPNNFVAPGPPF; from the coding sequence ATGGAGACCCTTAACACATATGCAATGCAGAGAGGCAGAGGTGTGTGTATCTTTAATGGGAAGGGGACAGTTTGGAATGTTATCATCCACCAACATGCTTCTTCTTCCTTGTCTGGGGGCGTTCTTATACTGCCAGGTGCTTTTGAGATTATTTCGATTACTGGGACAGTGCTTCCTCCCCCGGCTCCACCAGGATTCGGGAGCCTATCGATCTTTTTATCAGAAGGACAAGGGCAGGTTCTTGGGGAAAAAGTGGTAGGTCTGCTGATTGCCAAAGTTGCAGTTATTTTGATGGTGGCTACTTTTACTAATGCGGTATTTGAGCGTATACCATTGGAGAGGCACGGGGCAGCAGAGCGGGAAAATGCAGCAAATGGTGCTAATCAGGTGCAGGAGGTTCAGCCACTGATATCTCAGGCATTTACCGTGATAGGAAGTGTTGGTACTAGTCTTTCTTTGTTTAATGGAGGGCCTGCTGTAGATTTGCCAAATAATTTTGTTGCACCAGGGCCTCCCTTTTAG
- the LOC141702335 gene encoding uncharacterized protein LOC141702335, translating to MGFSSPFISWIKACICTTKFSIKLNGIIHGYFDGAQGIHQGDPLSTYLFTFITYDIGNGCNTSLWFDPWWEGVCLVSTLTSPIIRQCGLSSNATIGVLLQTGHWALPTPNSRHHHVDPLLTQWLEHFSFPVVRVHREDRILWAGIHAVKIKTWNIWDSIRNRGTEISWAHTLWHKLTIYRYAHHQWVACHERLPTLARLARFGIAFSQICYLCIGGLEMDNHLLRHCPTVLSYFGKFVLSCMCTFWVTLGFTVWS from the exons ATGGGATTCTCATCCCCTTTTATCTCTTGGATTAAAGCTTGCATTTGCACAACAAAGTTTTCTATCAAACTTAATGGCATTATTCATGGTTATTTTGATGGTGCGCAAGGAATTCACCAAGGTGATCCTTTGTCGACTTATCTCTTCACT TTCATCACATATGATATAGGGAATGGATGCAATACTTCGTTGTGGTTTGATCCTTGGTGGGAAGGGGTCTGTCTTGTATCTACTTTGACATCTCCCATCATTCGTCAATGTGGTCTTTCAAGTAATGCTACTATTGGTGTGCTGCTTCAAACTGGTCATTGGGCGTTGCCAACTCCCAACTCTAGACATCATCACGTTGATCCTCTCCTAACGCAATGGCTTGAACATTTTTCCTTTCCGGTTGTGCGTGTTCATAGAGAAGACAGGATACTTTGGGCAGGCATTCATGCTGTCAAGATAAAGACATGGAATATTTGGGATTCTATCAGAAATAGGGGAACTGAGATAAGTTGGGCTCATACGCTTTGGCACAAACTCACAATCTATCGTTATGCGCACCACCAATGGGTGGCTTGTCACGAGCGTCTCCCTACGCTTGCGCGCCTTGCTCGTTTTGGCATTGCTTTTTCTCAGATTTGTTACTTGTGTATAGGAGGTCTCGAGATGGACAATCACCTTCTTAGACATTGTCCAACAGTGCTTTCGTACTTCGGAAAATTTGTACTCTCTTGTATGTGCACATTTTGGGTGACTCTTGGGTTCACTGTCTGGAGTTAA